Proteins encoded within one genomic window of Methanothrix harundinacea 6Ac:
- a CDS encoding DUF3160 domain-containing protein produces MLNIVIQGRGSRIWSGLSIAAIWLIGISLAVPGGLEEEGSGYSLPLSMDEVENFDSFSSRVPLSEAAIMRLERNGFVVIVDPFSPVREEVNPIYRILKNHDLPIFVTSDSLLHTYHLQFGETLRMVEEEEFYDDLWTLTEEMLVRAEADHEASSGLAREAARRNVAFFSTALSLLAPKEDQLCSGGPQDCDEGRFAGTYPYFTPEELEAKSFEVPPAVREVVEAELDLIYGQAGSATSPIFGYDEDYSQYRPRGHYTRSERLKNYFMAMTWYGRMSFLLKGCEGGCLVSEEEARVQTLAAAMIAQDLLEDPDTKELWDRISRVTSFYVGYSDDLGPYQYREAIDALFGPAAEARDLSEEELSILKAELASYSPPRIYGGTGSDSPACIIQPPFTPEEADLCLAATAGFRLMGQRFVPDSYAFTRLVFPAVGGYTGEGEAFTLGPYGRSFPRGLDLMAVLGSERADEILVALEDSSYANYSARRAELGEEFFSISEEEWQRNLYWSWLFALRPLLQEPEAGAPAFMQTTAWQDRSLTTALASWTELRHDTILYAKESYTFVASGLPPEEMVAEAGYVEPVPEVYRRLRDLSRMSRQVLEEEGLLDEPSRGRLMSLEATLERLEEISEAELAGRKLTDGDLRFIRDIGERLDEALLGVDERSKKTTIVADVHTDPNTDMVLEEAVGYVRMMVVACHRPDGGVFLAAGPVYSYYEFLQPASERLTDEGWREILAGDPPQDPEWTASFADFLPLFVLKAKDEGRMIEGEDADEGVDGLASDEAGPEGEPGAETALGAVIRLEEFEVRIGWNLSEGWYADCSITLRNSGDAEGTANVLLEDGEGKLLRELKIPVPPNSTVTERAKVDISGRGREVNSILVG; encoded by the coding sequence ATGCTGAATATCGTCATCCAAGGTCGGGGCAGCCGGATCTGGTCTGGACTTTCGATCGCCGCCATATGGCTCATTGGGATCTCTCTTGCGGTCCCCGGAGGGTTGGAGGAGGAGGGCTCGGGCTACAGCCTCCCCCTATCCATGGACGAGGTCGAGAACTTCGATAGCTTCTCTTCCAGGGTGCCCCTGAGCGAGGCGGCTATAATGAGGCTTGAGAGGAACGGATTTGTGGTAATCGTCGACCCCTTCTCCCCGGTCCGAGAGGAGGTCAACCCCATCTACAGGATCCTCAAAAACCACGACCTTCCGATCTTTGTAACCTCCGACTCCCTCCTCCATACTTACCACCTCCAGTTCGGCGAGACCCTGAGGATGGTCGAGGAGGAGGAGTTCTACGACGACCTGTGGACTCTGACCGAAGAGATGCTCGTTCGGGCGGAGGCCGACCACGAGGCCTCCTCCGGCCTCGCGAGGGAGGCGGCCAGGAGGAACGTCGCCTTCTTCTCGACGGCCCTCAGCCTCCTCGCGCCGAAGGAGGATCAGCTCTGCTCCGGCGGCCCCCAGGACTGCGATGAGGGTCGCTTTGCTGGGACGTACCCCTACTTCACCCCGGAGGAGCTGGAGGCGAAGAGCTTCGAGGTGCCACCAGCCGTCAGGGAGGTGGTCGAGGCCGAGCTCGACCTCATATACGGCCAGGCCGGGTCTGCGACGTCCCCGATATTCGGCTATGACGAGGACTACTCCCAGTACCGTCCCCGGGGACACTACACCCGGTCCGAGAGGCTGAAGAACTACTTCATGGCGATGACCTGGTACGGGAGGATGAGCTTCCTCCTCAAGGGGTGCGAAGGCGGCTGCCTCGTCTCCGAGGAGGAGGCGAGGGTCCAGACCCTGGCGGCGGCTATGATCGCCCAGGACCTCCTGGAAGACCCCGACACCAAGGAGCTCTGGGACCGGATCAGCCGAGTCACCTCATTTTACGTCGGCTACTCCGACGACCTGGGGCCGTACCAGTACCGCGAGGCGATCGACGCCCTCTTCGGCCCGGCGGCCGAGGCCCGAGACCTCTCGGAGGAAGAGTTGAGCATCCTCAAGGCGGAGCTGGCTTCCTACAGCCCCCCCAGGATATACGGCGGGACCGGCTCGGATAGTCCGGCCTGCATCATCCAACCTCCCTTCACCCCGGAGGAGGCCGACCTCTGCCTCGCCGCCACCGCCGGATTCCGGCTGATGGGGCAGAGGTTCGTCCCCGACTCCTACGCCTTCACGAGGCTGGTATTTCCTGCCGTCGGAGGCTACACCGGCGAGGGCGAGGCCTTCACCCTCGGCCCCTACGGCCGCTCCTTCCCGAGGGGCCTCGACCTGATGGCGGTCCTAGGCTCAGAGAGGGCCGACGAGATCCTGGTGGCGCTCGAGGACTCAAGCTACGCCAACTACTCCGCCCGGCGGGCGGAGCTCGGAGAGGAGTTCTTCTCCATCTCCGAGGAGGAGTGGCAGAGGAACCTCTACTGGTCGTGGCTCTTCGCCCTGAGGCCGCTCCTCCAGGAGCCCGAAGCCGGAGCACCAGCCTTCATGCAGACGACCGCCTGGCAGGATCGGAGTCTGACGACGGCCCTCGCCTCCTGGACGGAGCTCCGCCACGATACGATCCTCTACGCGAAAGAGAGCTACACCTTCGTAGCCAGCGGTCTTCCCCCCGAGGAGATGGTGGCGGAGGCGGGATACGTCGAGCCGGTCCCAGAGGTCTATAGAAGGCTCCGGGACCTCTCCCGGATGAGCCGCCAGGTGCTGGAGGAGGAGGGGCTCCTCGACGAGCCGTCTCGAGGCCGCCTCATGAGCCTGGAGGCGACCCTGGAGAGGCTTGAGGAGATCTCAGAGGCGGAGCTGGCGGGAAGGAAGCTGACCGATGGCGACCTCCGGTTCATCCGGGATATAGGCGAGAGGCTCGACGAGGCCCTCCTGGGGGTGGACGAGAGGTCGAAGAAGACGACGATCGTCGCCGACGTCCATACTGACCCCAACACCGATATGGTCCTGGAGGAGGCGGTAGGATACGTGAGGATGATGGTCGTCGCCTGCCATCGGCCCGATGGGGGGGTCTTCCTCGCGGCGGGGCCGGTCTACAGCTACTACGAGTTTTTGCAGCCCGCCTCGGAGAGGCTCACCGACGAGGGCTGGCGGGAGATCCTGGCCGGAGACCCTCCCCAGGATCCGGAGTGGACGGCGAGCTTCGCCGACTTTCTCCCCTTATTCGTTCTGAAGGCGAAGGATGAGGGGAGAATGATCGAAGGCGAAGACGCGGATGAAGGCGTAGACGGCCTGGCCTCCGATGAAGCCGGCCCGGAGGGCGAACCCGGAGCAGAAACGGCCCTGGGCGCCGTCATCCGCCTCGAGGAGTTCGAGGTGAGGATCGGCTGGAACCTCTCGGAGGGGTGGTACGCCGACTGCTCCATCACCCTCCGAAACTCCGGGGACGCCGAAGGGACCGCCAATGTCCTCCTGGAGGACGGCGAGGGGAAGCTCCTCCGGGAGCTGAAGATTCCGGTACCCCCCAACTCCACCGTCACCGAGCGGGCGAAGGTGGACATATCCGGGAGGGGCCGGGAGGTGAACTCGATACTGGTGGGGTGA
- a CDS encoding CRISPR-associated protein Cas4, producing MAQPVRISEISLYLRCPRLLYFQAMGRRVHPEVETPKNILMREVALSLSEIGPEEGEDLGEWLREALERALVEVPAIYRERINPHDLQAAAEEVAAWAAEVAPKIQVSLREINPSTVEVELRSDRLGLSGRVDRVVSRGAEDGSNHLRIPSILRVDLPPEAGVWRSDRLRLAGYSMLLEEELEARVDRGLVEYLRSGEVREVEIRPTDRRRVLRIRDRVRSIREGKLPDRPREAPCERCPVLESCETRQTLASKFF from the coding sequence ATGGCTCAGCCGGTGAGGATCTCCGAGATATCCCTGTACCTCCGGTGCCCCAGGCTCCTCTACTTCCAGGCGATGGGCAGGAGGGTCCATCCCGAGGTGGAGACCCCTAAAAATATTCTGATGAGGGAGGTTGCCCTATCCCTCTCCGAGATCGGCCCGGAGGAGGGCGAAGACCTGGGGGAGTGGCTCCGGGAGGCCCTGGAGAGGGCGCTGGTCGAGGTTCCGGCGATCTATCGCGAACGGATAAACCCTCATGACCTCCAGGCCGCCGCCGAGGAGGTGGCCGCCTGGGCGGCGGAGGTGGCGCCGAAGATACAGGTATCCCTCCGGGAGATCAACCCCAGCACCGTGGAGGTGGAGCTCCGGTCCGATCGGCTCGGCCTCTCCGGGAGGGTCGACCGGGTCGTATCCCGAGGGGCTGAGGATGGCTCCAATCACCTCAGGATCCCGTCGATATTGAGGGTCGACCTTCCACCGGAGGCGGGGGTCTGGCGGTCCGACCGGCTCCGCCTCGCGGGGTACTCCATGCTCCTGGAGGAAGAGCTGGAGGCGAGGGTCGACCGGGGGCTCGTCGAGTACCTCCGGTCCGGGGAAGTCCGGGAGGTGGAGATCCGGCCGACGGACCGGCGCAGGGTCCTCCGGATCCGGGACCGGGTCAGGTCGATCCGGGAGGGAAAGCTTCCCGACCGGCCGCGGGAGGCTCCCTGCGAAAGGTGCCCCGTCCTCGAGTCCTGCGAGACGAGGCAGACCCTCGCCTCCAAGTTCTTCTGA
- a CDS encoding cryptochrome/photolyase family protein has translation MSHKKAAVIFPHHLYRDHPSLRDPELSTVFLVEEARFFTDFNFNKKKLVLHRASMRGYQELLLERGLEVEYLEKRRKEALPALFSALHESGIGIVRTAEIIDHPLEASFFKGLEAKGIRIEVDDSPGFLTTRALAHDLLRGRERISMASFYRRQRLRLKVLVEDGRPLGGRWSFDPENRRRIPKEAEIPPPPALEESGIVREAKEYVEERFPDNPGSVDGFNFPTTFKEAELWLQDFLARRLASFGDYEDAMRRDDPFLFHSLLSSSLNIGLLTPREVLDRTLAHASKVEVPINSLEGFIRQLIGWREFMRAAYLIEGDRERRSNFWGHHEKIPPALYSGTTGISPVDQVVGRAIDHAYAHHIERLMVLGSFMNLCEIDPAEVYRWFMEIFIDSFDWAMVPNVYGMSTYADGGLITTKPYISGSSYLRRMGDWPKGEWAEIWDGLFWRFVHLHRDVFAENPRTRVLAHQLDRIGEEMLERHLEVAEEFLRSFRVRGSIVGVGPG, from the coding sequence ATGAGCCATAAGAAAGCCGCTGTCATATTTCCTCACCACCTCTATAGAGATCATCCGTCCCTCCGGGACCCGGAGCTCTCGACGGTCTTCCTGGTGGAGGAGGCTCGGTTCTTCACCGATTTCAACTTCAATAAGAAGAAGCTCGTCCTCCACAGAGCCTCCATGAGGGGCTACCAGGAGCTGCTTTTGGAGAGGGGGCTTGAGGTGGAGTACCTGGAGAAGAGGCGGAAGGAGGCCCTTCCGGCCCTCTTTTCAGCCCTCCACGAGAGCGGTATCGGGATCGTGCGGACGGCCGAGATCATCGACCACCCCCTTGAAGCATCCTTCTTCAAGGGGCTGGAGGCGAAGGGGATCAGGATCGAGGTAGACGACTCCCCGGGATTTCTGACCACCAGGGCCCTCGCCCACGACCTCCTCCGGGGGAGGGAGCGGATCTCCATGGCCTCCTTCTATCGGCGGCAGAGGCTGAGGCTGAAGGTCCTGGTGGAGGATGGAAGGCCCCTGGGCGGAAGGTGGAGCTTCGACCCCGAGAACCGGAGGCGCATCCCGAAGGAGGCCGAAATACCGCCGCCGCCAGCCCTGGAAGAGAGCGGCATCGTCAGGGAGGCGAAGGAGTACGTAGAAGAGCGGTTCCCCGATAACCCCGGCTCCGTCGATGGGTTCAACTTCCCCACCACCTTCAAAGAGGCGGAGCTCTGGCTCCAGGACTTCCTCGCTAGGAGGCTCGCCTCCTTCGGCGACTACGAGGACGCCATGAGACGAGACGATCCCTTCCTCTTCCACTCCCTCCTCTCCTCCTCCCTCAACATAGGCCTCCTCACCCCTCGGGAGGTTCTGGATAGGACCCTCGCCCATGCATCAAAGGTCGAAGTCCCCATCAACTCCCTGGAGGGGTTCATCCGGCAGCTTATCGGCTGGCGCGAGTTCATGAGGGCGGCCTACCTGATCGAGGGGGATAGGGAGAGGAGATCTAACTTCTGGGGCCACCACGAGAAGATCCCGCCGGCGTTGTACAGCGGGACGACGGGGATTTCCCCTGTGGACCAGGTCGTCGGCCGGGCGATCGATCACGCCTACGCCCATCACATCGAGAGGCTGATGGTCCTCGGAAGCTTCATGAACCTCTGCGAGATCGACCCCGCCGAGGTTTACAGGTGGTTTATGGAGATCTTCATCGACTCCTTTGACTGGGCGATGGTCCCCAACGTCTACGGGATGTCCACCTACGCCGACGGAGGGCTCATCACCACCAAGCCCTACATCAGCGGCTCCAGCTACCTCCGGAGGATGGGGGACTGGCCAAAGGGCGAGTGGGCCGAGATCTGGGACGGCCTCTTCTGGCGGTTCGTCCACCTCCACCGGGACGTCTTCGCCGAGAACCCCAGGACTAGGGTCCTAGCCCACCAGCTCGATCGGATCGGCGAAGAGATGCTGGAGAGGCACCTGGAGGTGGCCGAGGAGTTCCTCCGCTCTTTCAGGGTGAGGGGATCTATCGTAGGAGTCGGGCCGGGATGA